The Prochlorococcus sp. MIT 1341 genomic interval AGCACCAACTGTCTACGAGCCAACTGTCCGACTAAAAGTTCTGAATCCTTGGTATAACCGACCACCGATGGTGTAGTTCTACAGCCTTCAGCATTAGCAATGACTTGAGGACGACCTGCCTCTAGAACTCCCAAAACGGAGTTAGTGGTTCCAAGATCAATTCCTACTATCCGCCCCATGGCTGTTTGAACTGAATTCCAACCCTAACTTGTTTAAATATATTCTCAAGTCATTGCCTAGTGTCGTTTTCCAAGCAAAAAGGCTATTAATGGTGACAAGGGTGTAATTAGGAATAACGTCTATGTAGTGACAGGTATCGCTATGCCGGAATCTGTAGCTGAACTCTTCAGTCTTAGGCAAAGACCAACCTCGGAAAGGCTGAGAGACATAAGCTTTAGGAATCTGGCTATTTTTCTTGCTTCGTTGGTAGCAGTTTTACTTACTGGGATATTCATTGTTGTTTTTTGGGGGTCATTAGAATCGATAGGAAAGTACGGAATAGAGTTCCTATATACATCTGAATGGAATCCAGTTAGTGATAAGTATGGTGCCTTCACTGCAATCTATGGCACCCTTGTAACCTCACTGCTTGCATTGTGTATAGCGGTACCATTAAGTATCAGCACTGCGATATTCATTACTGAAGACATAATTCCTCAAAAAATCAGATATCTAATAGGACTAATGGTGGAATTATTAGCTGCAATTCCATCGGTTGTGCTTGGCTTATGGGCAATATTTGTTATGGAGCCATTTATAAGGCCATTACTTATTTATCTAAACATCTACTTTTCTTGGTTACCTTTCTTTAGCACAGAGCCAATGGGTCCAGGAATCGCTCCAGCAATAATAATTCTAGTGATAATGATAATGCCAATTATCACATCTATAGCGAGAGATTCACTAAACCAAGTTCCGAAGAATTTAAGAGAGGGTGCTTATGGTGTTGGCGCAACAAGATGGTCAGCAATAATTAATATAATTCTTCCTGCAGCAATCTCTGGAATTGCCGGAGGGGTTTTACTTGCATTGGGAAGAGCAATGGGTGAGACAATGGCAGTAACAATGATAATCGGAAATTCAAATAACTTTAACTGGTCTCTCTTCTCGCCAGGGAATACTATTGCAGCAATGCTTGCCAATCAATTTGGAGAAGCCGATGGTAGTCAAGTTTCATCTCTAATGTTTGCTGCTCTAATACTTATGATATTGACTCTAATAGTGAATATTTTAGCACAAATGATTGTAAGAAGACTAAGTCTTAAATACTAAAGATGAACATAAAAACATCTACAAACCAAGATCCAATGTCCTTAACTTACAAGCATGGTAATTTAAGAAATATTATAAATAAATCTCTAACGATAACATCTGCCATCTCTGCACTATTAACCATATCTCCATTGATAATTATTTTAATTTATATTATGGTAAAAGGAGGCACACAGATAAGCATTGGGTTATTCACTCAATTACCAGAGCCGCCAGGCGACGACATAACTTCTGGAGGCATTGGGAATGCAATAATTGGAACTTTAATAGTCACATTGATCGGGGCATCTATAGCCGTACCTATAGGCATTGGTGGAGGGATATACCTTGCCGAGTACTCACAGAAAAGCAATTTTTCTAAGTTTATTAGGTTTGGGACAAATATACTTGCTGGTATTCCCTCTATAATTGCGGGTATATGTGTATATGGATCGATCGTATCGAGCAAGATTATCTTAGGGTCAAACTTTAGTGCACTTGCTGGTGGGTTATCTCTTTCAATTTTAATGCTACCAACAATAATTAAAACTACTGAGGAAGGCCTGAAACTTGTTCCTGATGGGCTTAGAAAAGGTGCCTATGCTGTAGGAGCATGTCAATTCACCACAATTACAAGGATAACCTTACCAGCTGCAATCACACCAATTGCAACTGGAATAGTTCTTGCAATTGCTCGAGCAGCTGGCGAAACAGCGCCATTAATTTTCACTGCTTTATTCTCTTTCTACTGGTCCTCCGGACCTTCAACACTTTTAGAGCCAATAGCATCTTTATCGGTTTTAATTTATAACTTTGCTTTGGAGCCTTACCAAGCTCAAAACGAACTTGCATGGGCCGCATCATTTGTACTTGTATTAATGCTTCTGACAATGAATATATTAGCAAGGTTATTAGGAAGATTCACACCAAAATGAACACCCTTAAAATACACCCTAAAACAACACTTTAAATAAAGATGATTCCTACATCAAAGCCAGTGACAAAGACAAAAGAAGAAAATTCTAATACTATTTCGTTAGAGAATGTTACTATAAGTTATGGTTCACTTGAAGCAGTTAAAAACATCTTTTTTCAGATACCAAAAGACAGAGTAACAGCCTTAATTGGGCCTTCAGGTTGTGGTAAATCAACTGTACTTAGATCACTTAACCGTATGAACGATCTAATAGATGGGTGTTCATTAAAAGGCAGAGTTCTCTTCAATGGTACAGATATCTACAAGCCAGGTATTGATCCTGTTGAGGTCAGAAGAAGAATAGGTATGGTTTTCCAACAACCAAATCCATTCCCAAAAAGTATTTTTGAGAATATAGCCTTTGGGGCCAGAATAAATGGCTACAAAGGTGACATGAATGAATTGGTTGAAACCTCACTAAAACAAGCAGCAGTTTGGGATGAATGCAAGGACAAGTTAAATCAAAGTGGATATTCTTTGTCAGGAGGTCAACAACAAAGACTATGCATTGCAAGAACAATCGCAATCCAACCTGAGGTAATACTTATGGATGAGCCATGTTCTGCACTAGATCCTATCTCCACCCTAAAAATCGAAGAAACGATACATGAATTAAAAAAACGATATACCATCGTTATTGTCACTCATAATATGCAACAGGCATTACGAGTAAGCGACAAAACAGCTTTTTTTAATGCAGAGATGCAGAAAGGTGGTTCTGGGAAGGTTGGTTATCTTGTTGAGTTTAACGACACTGAAAAAATATTTAATTCACCTAATCAGAAAACAACAAAAGACTATGTTTCTGGTCATTTTGGATAAATGCATAAGAAACATATGATAGAAAGATAAAAAAGATAAAATTGAAGCCGTTAAATTGGCTTAATTTTTTAGATAAACGGAGAGAGAGGGATTCGAACCCTCGATAGAGTTGCCCCTATACAGCATTTCCAGTGCTGCGCCTTCGACCACTCGGCCATCTCTCCAGGCATGGTGGTATCTTATTAGAACATAGCAGGCTATTGTCAATTTTACTCATCTTTACAATAAAAAATCTTCTCGTTTATAATCTATTCTTTATAGCTGGTTGATAAATATAGATTCCTGAAACTATTCAAAAATATCCTAATATTAATACAAACAAAAGATCAGCTAAAAGCGCTATACTCAATGTAATGAGAAAATTAGCTGCATCTTGATGAATCAATTACTTTGTGAAATAGCTTCAAAAGATGCCAACCTAGATTCAAGTGATTTAAAAGAACTAGGAAAAGTCTCATTAGAGGCATCCAAAATAGGCAGTAAAGTTCTAATGAGTAAATATGGAAAGATTAGAGATGTTAAAAGTAAAGGCTCTGGGGGAAACCTTGTTACAAGTGCTGATCTAGAATCCGAGCAAGCTGTAATTCAATATCTCAGAAAAGAATGTCCTGAAATCTCAATCCTGGCCGAAGAAAGTGGATATATTGGAAATTCTGACTCATTAACATGGTGTATTGATCCACTCGACGGCACAACGAATTATGCACACGGTTATCCATTCTTTTCTACTTCAATTGGATTAGTTTGGAAAAAAGTTCCATTACTTGGAGCCATTTCTGCTCCTGCTCTACGAGAAAACTTTTGGGGTATACCTGGAGTCGGAGCGTTTTGTAATGGGGAGAAAATTTTTGCTTCTAAAACCAACTCACTTCAAGATTCGTTATTAGTTACAGGTTTCGCCTATGACAGAGTAAAGATCAAAGACAATAATTATGCCGAATTCTGTTGGTTAACTCATAGAACGCAAGGCGTACGAAGAGCAGGCGCTGCGAGCGTTGACTTGGCATATGTTGCCTGCGGAAAAATAGACGGCTATTGGGAAAGAGGACTATCAGCATGGGATGTTGCAGCCGGAATACCTATAGCTGAATTGGCAGGTTGCAAAATATGTGACTATAAGGGCGGAGGTTTTGACCTAACAAACGGGAGGGTATTCGCTTGCACCCCTAGCTTAAAGGAACCACTATTAAATGAACTAAAGAAAGTACAACCCCTGCCCGAGGTAACATATGGCACAGCAAAATATAATTAAGCGGATTCCTTATAACCACCATTAACACACGGGATGGCTCTTCAACCAGCAGCTGGAGCTAAGGATCTGATTCCTCAGCAAGTAGAAAAAAATCAAGAAATCACTACTCTCCTTGCTGAGGTTTATCGCCTTTGGGGGTATGAAGAAGTTTCTCCTCCACGAATAGAAAGGCTTGATACCTTGACCGCTGGAGGTGGGATTTCAAGTGAAGAAATAGTCAAACTTGTAGCAGAAGTTCCTTTAGGCCTTAGACCTGAGATGACTGCATCAATAGCCAGAGCGGCATGCACGAGGTTATCAAACAGGCCTAGGCCGCTTAGACTATGGGCTACTGGAACAATCTTTCAAAGTAAAGTAGGAGCAGAGGGTGGATTATGCATTGAGGAGAATCTGCAAAGTGGTGTTGAATTATTTGGTGTCAAACATATTGAAGCTGAATTAGAATTGATTTCACTACTTATTGAATCGTTATCAACACTGAAAATTAACGCGCACCACAAGACCACTCTCTTAATTGGGCATACAGGCCTTATGGAGTTAATTCTTAATCCTTACAGGGGTAAGCTTAAAGAGGAAATAAAAAACTATTTGATTGATTTCGATAGAGTTGGATTGGAACAACTTAATTTGCATTCCGCACATCAAGAAAAATTAATCAAAATCATTCAGACTAGAGGTACCGCAAATAATGTGCTAACTCGACTAAAGGATATCTTTGGTGAAGAACCAATAATTAAAGATTTACTAAGGCTATTTAAACAGATGGAACCAATCTCAAAATTACAAGGTATCGAGTTACAGCTAGATCCAACATTTCAGCCTCATTTTGAATTGTATAATGGACTAGTATTTCAATTAATTTGTCAAGGGAAGTCCTCACCAGTAGTAATAGCAAGGGGAGGAAGATATGATGCGCTTGTTGCTAACTGTGGAGGGAACAAAGAAGAGGCTGCTGGAGTAGGGTTTAGTTTTGCAATAGATGCGATAAGAGAACAAATAACAAGTTCTAAACAAAACCAGGTGAATAATTCAAGAACGTTGATCGCGTATGGTCCAAGAAAAAGTCTAGAAGACGCACTAATTCAACAAAGGGAATTGCATGGAAAAGGTATAACAGCTGTTCTCGAGCTTGAACGTTGTCCTGATCTTGATAGCGCCCAAAAACTCCTCTTATTAAGAGGATGTAAAAATTTAAACTGGTTAAATGGCTAGTTTATAAATTCAAAACTTACAAATGCCTCATACTATTGTTACCGACCAATGTGAAGGAGTTGCAGATTGCGCAACAGCATGTCCGGTTGCCTGCATTAAGCAGGGCGAAACAAAGAACGCTAAAGGTACCAACTATTGGTGGATAGATTTCGAAACCTGTATAGATTGCGGCATATGCTTGAAGGTTTGTCCGGTGGAAGGCGCTGTTATAGAGGAAGAGCGTTCAGAACTTCAAAGAACTCCCAGAGAGTAACGGTGGTACGGAGACCCCAACCATTTGGCCTTTAATAATTTCCCGAAGCAATACTAACCTTACAAAAATCACATCAATGGGTTCATGGAAGAAGGAAAAATCGAAATCCATACTGAAAATATTTTTCCCATAATTAAAAAGGCAGTTTATTCTGATCATGAAATTTTCCTAAGAGAGCTTGTTAGCAATAGCGTTGATGCAATTAGCAAGCGGCGAATGGCGTCTGTTTCCGGTGACTGCAGTGATGCCGACAAAGATCAAATAGCCATAAGCATTGATAGGGAAAGAAAAACTATAACTATTTCAGATAATGGTATTGGAATGACATCCGAAGAAGTAAAAAGATATATAAACCAGGTAGCATTCTCAAGTGCAGAAGAGTTCCTTCAGAAATATTCAAAAAATGAAGATAACATCATAGGACATTTTGGTCTTGGCTTTTATTCGTCTTTTATGGTCGCAAAAAAAGTAGAATTAGTATCATTATCAGCCATAGATAAAAGCAAAGCGGTAAAGTGGTCTTGTGATGGGACGCCAAACTTTACTTTAGAAGAAACTGATAAAGAAGAAATTGGCACAGAAGTTGTCCTTCACATAATGGAAGATGAAACTGAATATCTAGAACCTACAAGAATAAAAACACTAATAAAAAAATATTGTGATTTCATGCCAGTCGAGATTTTATTAGAAGGTGAGATGATCAATAAAATGACTGCTCCTTGGCGGAAAAGCCCAAAAGAAATGAAAGATCAAGATTATATTGACCTATACAGGTATTTATATCCATATCAAGGTGATCCCCTACTTTGGGTACATCTAAAAACAGACTATCCGTATACTTTACAGGGTATTTTATTTTTTCCGAGAACAACAGGCAGAGCTGATTGGGAGTCTGGAGAAATAAATCTTTATTGTAACCAAGTCTTTGTTAGCGACTCCATAAAAGAGGTAGTACCTCGTTACTTACTACCTTTAAGGGGAGTAATTGATTCACCAGATATTCCCCTTAATGTAAGCAGGAGTGCTCTACAGACAGATAGAAGGGTTAGGTCAATTGGAGGTTTTGTTGCTAAGAAAGTTTCGGATAAAATTAAATCAATAAAAGATAGTGAACCAGAGTTTTACGCCGAAGCCTGGGAAACAATAGGTCCATTTATAAAAATAGGGATAATGGAAGATGAAAAATTTGCAGAACAGATTAGTGAATATGTTTTATTCGGAACAACATCTTCCGATAAGGAAGATGTTACACTTATTTCAAAAAATGGTAAGTCATACACAACACTTTCAGGTTACCTAGATCGCATAAAGGAAGGGAACGAAAAGAAAGTTATATACTGCACTGATGAGATTTCACAGAGAAATGCTATAAGTCTTTGGAAAGAACAAGGAATTGAAGTTTTAAAAGCAGAGACAGTAATTGATGCTCAATATATTCCTTGGCTAGAGACAAAAAATAATGACGTCAAGTTCGAAAGAGTTGACTCTGGTTTATCAGGAGAACTAACCGAAGACAAATCCGAACTGGCCGATAAAGATGGAGAAACTGAATCTGAAAAGATTAAGACACTCGTAAAAGATGCTTTGAGCGATGAAAAAATCACTGTTCAAGTCCAGGCCCTTAGAGGAGAAGAAGCACCACCAGCAATGATTCTCCTACCAGAACAAATGAGAAGAATAAATGACATGGGAGCCCTTATTGAACAACGCCTTCCTGGATTGCCTGAACATCACGTGCTGTTGATCAATCAAAATCATTCTCTAGTAAAAGGCTTAATGAAGCTACATTCTGGAGGGGTTCTTGTCGGAACAGGAGAATCGTCCCCTACGACTTCTATTTCCAGGGATATTGCTATCCATTTATACGATATGGCCAAATTAAGTGTCGGAGGGCTTGAGCCAGAGGAACTAGCAGGATTCCAAAACAGATCAGCCCAGCTTATGGGGCAATTGGTTGATAAGGCACAATAACCATGATGTACTACTCTGGTAAGAGATACCTGAAGGAATTTGAATATGTCTAGGGTTTGCCAACTAACAGGAACACGCGCTAACAATGGTATGGCAGTGAGCCATTCTCATATCAGAACAAAGAAACTTCAACAAGCAAATCTTCAACAGAGACGACTTTGGTGGGCAGAAGGTAATAAGTGGGTAAAGCTAAGAGTAACTACAAGAGCCCTAAAAACCATCCAGAAAAAAGGCCTGGGCCCTTATGCCAAAACTTTAGGAATTGACCTAAGTAAATTCTAGTCAAAGCCCTTCACAAAACATTTTTATTAATTTCTTTAATAAAATCAACGCAAAGCATTTAGTTTCTACAAGATCTTCGCAATATTAAAATTCTAATTTTAATATGTTAATTTTAACTGAGCAAAACAATATTACATGCATTATCATCAACTAAAATGTTAATGTTATTATATCCGGATTAACAAAAGAGCCTTATATATGAATACTCTTGGTAAAAGTAATTTTGTTCTGTTATATCATCGAACACCTTTCGAAGAAGGGAAAGATGCTAATGGTAAAAGGGTCTGGTTAGATCAAAAGAGCCCAAATGGAATCATTCCAACCCTAAGAAATTTATTCAGAAATAGAGATGATGGTACATGGATAGCCTGGAGAGAAGTTTTGTCTACTGAGCTAGAAGAGGATGAACGTTTAGAGATGAAATCACCCTCAAATTTCATTTTGAGAAGAATACCACTAGCAAAAAATGAAGTATCAAGTTTTTATCATGTAACTTCAAAGGAATGTTTCTGGCCCATACTACATACCTTTCCAACCTATTTTGACGTAAATAACGCTGACTGGAAAATATTTGAAGAGGTAAATCAGAGGTTTGCAAATGCTGCTTGTTTAGAAGCATCTAAGGGGGCAAAGGTATGGATTCATGACTACAACTTATGGCTTGCACCGGGTCTAATTAGATCAATGAGACCAGACCTTAATATCGCATTTTTTCACCATACTCCATTTCCTGGAAACGACGTCTTTGCAATCCTTCCATGGAGAAGACAAATAATTGAGAGTTTACTTTCTTGTGACATGGTTGGGTTTCATATCCCAAGGTATGCTGAGAATTTCGCAAGAGCAGCAAACTGTCTGGTAGGAGCAAAGCGTGGTCCCAAAGTAGCTGTAAATGAAAAATTCATTGCCGTAGGTAGTGCTCTTACTGAACCATCGGTAACACCATGGCTAGAACATGCAGGAAGAAGAATTCAATTGTTATCATCTCCGGTAGGAACATCTCCTGATGTAATCGAAGATATTATTAAAGGCAAAGAGCTTAAAGTTCATACAGACAAGATAAAGCAAGGGACAAAAAAGCGTCGTAAGTTAATACTTTCTGCCAGTAGGGTTGATTATACGAAAGGAAATGAAGAACTTTTACTTGCCTATGAAAGACTTCTAACAAGGCGACAAGATTTGCATGGGAAAGTGGTTCTGATGTTGGCATGCGTTTCAGCAGCAAGTGGCATGAAAATCTATGAGGAAACTCAAAGATCAATCGAAGAAATGGCTGGCAGAATAAATGGTAAGTTTAGTTTGATCGATTGGGTTCCAATCCGACTTTCAACTCTCAGAATTCCATATGAGGAAATGGTTGCATGGTTCACTCAAGCTGATATCTGCTGGATAACACCATTAAGAGATGGGCTAAATCTTGTAGCAAAAGAATATGCTGCTGCTCGCAAAGGTCAAGACGGGGTATTAGTTCTTTCAGAATTCACTGGCGCATCAGTTCTTTTAAACGGTGCAGTTCTAACAAACCCCTATTCACATAGAAGAATGGATGAAGCTATTGAAGAAGCTATTAATATGAAAGACAATGAGCAGCGGGAAAGAATGGAGACCATGGTGAAGGCAGTCTATTCATACACAGTAAATGACTGGGCAAAAGAACAGTTGGAATCAATAGGCGGAGACACAAATTAAAGAGATAAATGACAAAAAAAAGCAGCATATGGAGATTAATTAGCTCGATTTTGATATTGCCATTTACATATTCCTGTTCAGACACTAAAGAATTAAACAAAACATACTTGAATGTGCTTATGCCAGCACCATTTGAAGACTCTACAAGAGAGCTTATCAAACAGTTTAATACTATTAATAAGGATTCTATAAAGGTAGTTGTTACAAGGGGGCCTAGAGAGACTGAATCTGTTTCAGACTTGGCAATTAGCAGTTTATTACTTGAAAAAAGTCCATATGATGCTCTTTTAATAGATGTGACATGGTTACCTAAGTATGCAGAAGCAGGTTGGCTAGAAAACCTAGCACCATGGTTTGATAAAACTCAATTTGATAAACTCGAAAAGGGAGCGGAGCAAGGCAATATTTATAAAGGTAATTTGTATAGATGGCCATTTGTTGCAGATATTGGCTTGTTATATTGGAGAAAAGATTTAATGAGCAAACCACCTAAAACTCCACTTGACTTAACTAACATTAGTAAGAGACTTAAAGTGAATAAACAAATAAAGTATGGATACGTATGGCAAGGTAGGCAATACGAAGGACTAAGTTGCGTCTTTTTAGAAATTGCAAAAGGTTTTGGTGGTGATTGGATATCCAAGGAGGGTGTTGTAGCTCTAAATAATAAAAACACAATATCATCAATAAAATGGTTAAAAAGCCTTCTTAAGGAGGGTTTATCCCCTAAGGCAGTAACAAACTTCTCCGAACCCGAAGCCCTTCAAGTTTTCAAGAATGGTGACGCGGCATTTATGCGTAACTGGCCATATGCATGGAAGGAATTACAAAAAGACACAAGCAAGGTTAAAGGAAAGGTAGGTATAACAACTATGGTTTCATTAAATAATTATCAACCATCTCCAACATTGGGAAGTTGGGGATTCTCAATTATCTCATCGAGTCCAAATAAGGACAAAGCAGCACAACTTATCAAATTCTTATCATCAAATTCTTCACAGAAATATTTATTTTTAAACTATGGTTATACTCCTACTACTAAAGAAGTTTTTGAAGACAAACAACTTCTTGCAATTAAGCCAATACTAGTCAAATTAAGACAAGCTTTACGAAATAGTAAACCTAGGCCAATGACCCCTGTTTATGCGCAGATAAGTGATGTCTTACAAAGGCATCTTAGTTCTATAATAACTGAAGAGGTAGATATTGAATCAGAGATGAGTGAAGCAACAAAAAGTACAGAAAGGATACTCTCATCTGCAGGAATTAGAATAGAATGATATTCCTAGTCTTGCCAGCTTTTATATTAATATTTCTAGTATATTGGTTGCCAATAATACGCTATAGCTGGATGAGTATGCATTCAGCCTCAGTCGTAACTTCTTTAATACCTGTTAGCAATAATGGAGCCAATTGGGTACGTCTCATAAATGACCAACGGTTTTGGCAAGATGCTATACAAACAACAAGATTTGCATTTATATCAGTCACTATTGAAGTACTACTTGCACTGGCCATTGCGCTATTGATTAATCAAGAATGGAAAGGTAGGGGAGTTGTAAGATCATTAACTATTTTACCTTGGGCACTTCCTACAACAGTAATGGCACTTGGCTGGAGGTGGATTTTCAATACACCTTATGGGCCAATTGATCAAATAACAGGACTTTTATCACTTGGGGAATCTAACATTCTTTCAAACCCATCGTTTTCTTGGATTTCTACAGTAATTGCAGACTGTTGGAAAACAACACCATTTGTTGCTTTGATAATTTTAGCAGGTTTGCAAACTATACCAAAAGATCTCTACGAGGCTTTTTACATAGAAGGTGGGAAACCAATTAACGCTTTGTTCAACATTACTATACCTTTATTAAAACCATATATTCTAATAAGCATTATTTTTCGAATGGCACAAGCATATGGTGTATTTGAGTTGATTCAAGTAATGACGGGAGGTGGCCCAGCCGGAACTACAGAAAGTTTAGCATTATATGCATATCTCAATGCCATGCGTTTCTTAGATTTTGGTTATAGCTCTACAATTATGCTTGCAAGCTTTTTACTTCTAATAATCTCATGTTTATTATCTTGGCTATTACTTAGAAATATAAATATTTTACTAAGGTATAATTCATGAAAAGACCCAAAAATATATTTATCTTTATGCTGTTGACATGGACCTTATTACCTCTTCTATGGCAATTTTACACTTCATTCTGTACACCAGAAATTTTAGTAGCACCATTCTCGACTAACATCCATAGGTGGACTCTAGAGAATTATAAGCAAATACTAACCAATGACATCCCATTCACAAAGTACATCTTCAATAGTACTATTCTTGGCATATTAACTACACTTTTAACAATCTCAATAGCAATACCAGCCTCGTATTCATTAAGTAGATTACCTAAAAGGATAGGTAGTCTATCAAAGTTATTCGTATTAATTGCGGCTCTATTTCCGTATGTTCTGCTATTCCTTGCGTTACTCGAATTTGCAAGAGGCATGAATATAGGAAATAATCTTTACCTACTTAGTCTTCCATACAGCGCATTGTCTATGCCTTTGGCAATTTTACTTTTATCCTCAGCATTTAAAGATATTCCAAAGGAACTAGAAGAAGCATCAGTTATAGAAGGTTTATCTCGATTTCAAATAATAAAATATGTTTTATTACCTCTTATAAAACCTGCCTTATCGAGCACATCAATTCTTGTCTTTATATTTTCATGGAATGAATACCCAATAGCATTAACTTGGCTTAGTAACCAAGATTCAATAACTCTTCCGGTAGCAATAGCCAGATTAGCCGGCTCATCTCTATACTCTGTTCCCTATGGTGCCTTTGCAGCAGCAACTGTACTTGGTTCAATTCCATTATTAATTATAGTAATGATT includes:
- the pstC gene encoding phosphate ABC transporter permease subunit PstC, producing MPESVAELFSLRQRPTSERLRDISFRNLAIFLASLVAVLLTGIFIVVFWGSLESIGKYGIEFLYTSEWNPVSDKYGAFTAIYGTLVTSLLALCIAVPLSISTAIFITEDIIPQKIRYLIGLMVELLAAIPSVVLGLWAIFVMEPFIRPLLIYLNIYFSWLPFFSTEPMGPGIAPAIIILVIMIMPIITSIARDSLNQVPKNLREGAYGVGATRWSAIINIILPAAISGIAGGVLLALGRAMGETMAVTMIIGNSNNFNWSLFSPGNTIAAMLANQFGEADGSQVSSLMFAALILMILTLIVNILAQMIVRRLSLKY
- the pstA gene encoding phosphate ABC transporter permease PstA, with the protein product MNIKTSTNQDPMSLTYKHGNLRNIINKSLTITSAISALLTISPLIIILIYIMVKGGTQISIGLFTQLPEPPGDDITSGGIGNAIIGTLIVTLIGASIAVPIGIGGGIYLAEYSQKSNFSKFIRFGTNILAGIPSIIAGICVYGSIVSSKIILGSNFSALAGGLSLSILMLPTIIKTTEEGLKLVPDGLRKGAYAVGACQFTTITRITLPAAITPIATGIVLAIARAAGETAPLIFTALFSFYWSSGPSTLLEPIASLSVLIYNFALEPYQAQNELAWAASFVLVLMLLTMNILARLLGRFTPK
- the pstB gene encoding phosphate ABC transporter ATP-binding protein PstB is translated as MIPTSKPVTKTKEENSNTISLENVTISYGSLEAVKNIFFQIPKDRVTALIGPSGCGKSTVLRSLNRMNDLIDGCSLKGRVLFNGTDIYKPGIDPVEVRRRIGMVFQQPNPFPKSIFENIAFGARINGYKGDMNELVETSLKQAAVWDECKDKLNQSGYSLSGGQQQRLCIARTIAIQPEVILMDEPCSALDPISTLKIEETIHELKKRYTIVIVTHNMQQALRVSDKTAFFNAEMQKGGSGKVGYLVEFNDTEKIFNSPNQKTTKDYVSGHFG
- a CDS encoding inositol monophosphatase family protein; its protein translation is MNQLLCEIASKDANLDSSDLKELGKVSLEASKIGSKVLMSKYGKIRDVKSKGSGGNLVTSADLESEQAVIQYLRKECPEISILAEESGYIGNSDSLTWCIDPLDGTTNYAHGYPFFSTSIGLVWKKVPLLGAISAPALRENFWGIPGVGAFCNGEKIFASKTNSLQDSLLVTGFAYDRVKIKDNNYAEFCWLTHRTQGVRRAGAASVDLAYVACGKIDGYWERGLSAWDVAAGIPIAELAGCKICDYKGGGFDLTNGRVFACTPSLKEPLLNELKKVQPLPEVTYGTAKYN
- a CDS encoding ATP phosphoribosyltransferase regulatory subunit, whose protein sequence is MALQPAAGAKDLIPQQVEKNQEITTLLAEVYRLWGYEEVSPPRIERLDTLTAGGGISSEEIVKLVAEVPLGLRPEMTASIARAACTRLSNRPRPLRLWATGTIFQSKVGAEGGLCIEENLQSGVELFGVKHIEAELELISLLIESLSTLKINAHHKTTLLIGHTGLMELILNPYRGKLKEEIKNYLIDFDRVGLEQLNLHSAHQEKLIKIIQTRGTANNVLTRLKDIFGEEPIIKDLLRLFKQMEPISKLQGIELQLDPTFQPHFELYNGLVFQLICQGKSSPVVIARGGRYDALVANCGGNKEEAAGVGFSFAIDAIREQITSSKQNQVNNSRTLIAYGPRKSLEDALIQQRELHGKGITAVLELERCPDLDSAQKLLLLRGCKNLNWLNG
- a CDS encoding indolepyruvate ferredoxin oxidoreductase subunit alpha translates to MPHTIVTDQCEGVADCATACPVACIKQGETKNAKGTNYWWIDFETCIDCGICLKVCPVEGAVIEEERSELQRTPRE
- the htpG gene encoding molecular chaperone HtpG, coding for MEEGKIEIHTENIFPIIKKAVYSDHEIFLRELVSNSVDAISKRRMASVSGDCSDADKDQIAISIDRERKTITISDNGIGMTSEEVKRYINQVAFSSAEEFLQKYSKNEDNIIGHFGLGFYSSFMVAKKVELVSLSAIDKSKAVKWSCDGTPNFTLEETDKEEIGTEVVLHIMEDETEYLEPTRIKTLIKKYCDFMPVEILLEGEMINKMTAPWRKSPKEMKDQDYIDLYRYLYPYQGDPLLWVHLKTDYPYTLQGILFFPRTTGRADWESGEINLYCNQVFVSDSIKEVVPRYLLPLRGVIDSPDIPLNVSRSALQTDRRVRSIGGFVAKKVSDKIKSIKDSEPEFYAEAWETIGPFIKIGIMEDEKFAEQISEYVLFGTTSSDKEDVTLISKNGKSYTTLSGYLDRIKEGNEKKVIYCTDEISQRNAISLWKEQGIEVLKAETVIDAQYIPWLETKNNDVKFERVDSGLSGELTEDKSELADKDGETESEKIKTLVKDALSDEKITVQVQALRGEEAPPAMILLPEQMRRINDMGALIEQRLPGLPEHHVLLINQNHSLVKGLMKLHSGGVLVGTGESSPTTSISRDIAIHLYDMAKLSVGGLEPEELAGFQNRSAQLMGQLVDKAQ
- the rpmB gene encoding 50S ribosomal protein L28; translation: MSRVCQLTGTRANNGMAVSHSHIRTKKLQQANLQQRRLWWAEGNKWVKLRVTTRALKTIQKKGLGPYAKTLGIDLSKF